A window from Fragaria vesca subsp. vesca linkage group LG5, FraVesHawaii_1.0, whole genome shotgun sequence encodes these proteins:
- the LOC101304483 gene encoding cysteine-rich receptor-like protein kinase 3-like, whose product MFNFSPVLLLSLFLLLNSALADPRATEAALICTNDTALTSQRQSFIANFLAALDTLTPLISRQKYAAVVNGTGNTTVYAFGECMRDLSKTDCDLCFAQCKTQILRCLPFQKATLGGRLFFDGCYLRYDDFDFFNQSLSTEDKSVCGVNSFVGNQTVFKANALELVKNLSVEATRNDGFFVGSVNKGNVTVYGLAQCWESVNGSACEKCLSDTVIRIGSCPPKEEGRVLNAGCYLRYSTQKFYNNNTETSDGNGGHNHLGMILAVTSAAFALMLAISAFAFLTRKKLVKKRKEKKQLGALLSIVNKSQLNYSYEVLENATNYFHDSNKLGQGGSGSVYKGVLPDGKVVAIKRLFFNTRQWVDHFFNEVNLISGIHHKNLVKLLGCSITGPESLLVYEYVPNQSLHDYFSVKNNLEPLRWELRSKIILGTAEGLAYLHEESKVRIIHRDIKLSNILLDENFMPKIADFGLARLFPEDKTHISTAIAGTLGYMAPEYVTRGKLTEKADVYSFGVLVIEIISGKRINSFASNSVSILQAVWVLYGSDQLCNAVDPVLEGNFINNEASQLLQVGLLCVQASAELRPSMPLVVKMLTNQNLEIPRPTQPPFLNSGSAEYSKRIPSGTSNSQPESHTHSSRNSMTQSWIEPR is encoded by the exons ATGTTTAATTTCTCCCCTGTTCTCCTCCTTTCTCTGTTTCTGCTACTTAACTCCGCTCTCGCCGATCCTCGAGCCACCGAAGCGGCTCTGATATGCACAAACGACACGGCTCTGACCTCACAAAGACAGTCCTTCATAGCCAACTTCTTGGCAGCTCTCGACACGCTGACGCCCCTCATTTCCCGCCAAAAATACGCTGCCGTCGTCAACGGCACCGGAAACACCACCGTCTACGCTTTCGGAGAGTGCATGAGAGATCTTTCTAAAACAGACTGCGACCTCTGCTTTGCTCAGTGCAAGACGCAGATTCTGAGGTGCCTTCCGTTTCAAAAGGCCACTCTTGGGGGTAGGCTTTTCTTTGACGGCTGTTATCTCCGGTACGACGACTTCGATTTCTTTAATCAGAGCTTGAGCACCGAAGACAAGAGTGTCTGTGGGGTTAACAGCTTTGTTGGGAACCAAACAGTGTTTAAAGCTAATGCATTGGAATTGGTGAAGAATTTGAGCGTGGAAGCTACTAGGAATGATGGGTTCTTTGTTGGGTCTGTGAATAAGGGGAATGTGACGGTTTATGGGTTGGCTCAGTGTTGGGAATCGGTGAATGGATCTGCTTGTGAGAAGTGTTTGAGTGACACAGTCATTAGAATAGGGTCGTGTCCTCCGAAAGAAGAAGGGAGGGTCTTGAATGCTGGCTGTTACTTGAGGTATTCGACCCAGAAGTTTTATAACAACAATACCGAGACCAGTGATGGAAATGGAG GACACAATCACTTGGGTATGATTTTGGCTGTAACATCTGCTGCATTTGCTCTTATGCTGGCTATTTCCGCCTTTGCTTTCTTGACAAGGAAGAAATTGGTGAAGAAGAGGAAAG AAAAGAAGCAACTAGGTGCTCTGTTGTCCATAGTGAACAAGTCCCAACTCAATTATTCATATGAAGTACTTGAAAATGCCACCAATTACTTCCATGATTCTAACAAGCTGGGACAAGGAGGATCTGGTTCAGTTTACAAA GGAGTTTTGCCAGATGGAAAGGTTGTTGCCATAAAGAGGTTGTTCTTCAATACAAGACAATGGGTGGATCATTTCTTCAATGAAGTCAATTTGATCAGTGGAATCCATCACAAAAATCTTGTAAAGCTATTGGGATGCAGCATTACAGGCCCTGAAAGCCTTCTTGTTTATGAGTATGTTCCAAATCAAAGCCTTCATGATTATTTTAGTG TGAAAAATAATCTTGAGCCACTAAGGTGGGAACTGAGGTCTAAGATCATATTGGGGACAGCTGAGGGCTTGGCATATCTACATGAAGAATCCAAAGTGAGAATCATTCATAGGGATATAAAGTTGAGCAACATCCTGCTCGATGAGAACTTCATGCCAAAGATTGCAGATTTTGGACTTGCTAGATTATTTCCTGAAGATAAAACCCACATTAGTACTGCCATTGCAGGCACATT AGGTTATATGGCTCCTGAATATGTCACTCGTGGCAAGTTGACGGAGAAGGCAGACGTTTACAGTTTTGGAGTTCTTGTCATTGAAATCATATCTGGGAAGAGGATCAATAGCTTTGCATCAAATTCTGTTTCTATCCTACAGGCG GTTTGGGTCCTGTATGGATCAGATCAGCTATGTAATGCAGTTGATCCAGTTCTAGAGGGTAACTTCATAAATAATGAAGCATCTCAATTGCTCCAAGTTGGACTACTTTGTGTACAAGCCTCTGCAGAGCTACGACCATCAATGCCATTAGTAGTGAAAATGCTCACCAATCAAAATCTTGAAATTCCTCGGCCAACACAGCCACCATTTCTCAATTCTGGTAGTGCAGAATACAGCAAACGTATTCCTTCTGGGACTTCCAATTCGCAGCCTGAGTCTCACACACATTCTTCAAGGAACAGTATGACACAAAGCTGGATTGAGCCTAGATGA
- the LOC101304776 gene encoding 2-phytyl-1,4-beta-naphthoquinone methyltransferase, chloroplastic-like, producing MASLQLYLPFSTGSSLPNFRFRRTPVKSSSERQALFNRIAPVYDNLNDLLSLGQHRIWKRMSVSWSGAKKGDSVLDLCCGSGDIAFLLSEKVEVNGKVIGLDFSKEQLSVASSRQKLKSKACYMNIEWVEGDALDLPFSNGQFDAIAMGYGLRNVVDKRKAMQEIFRVLKAGSRVSILDFNKSANPVTASFQEMMIDNVVVPVASGFGLEEDYRYLKRSIREFLTGEELEKLALDVGFSDARYYEIGGGLMGNLVATH from the exons ATGGCTTCACTCCAGCTTTACCTTCCATTCTCTACCGGTTCATCTCTACCCAATTTCCGGTTCAGACGCACTCCGGTCAAATCCTCCAGCGAACGACAGGCTCTCTTCAACCGCATTGCTCCTGTCTACGACAAC TTAAATGACTTGTTGAGTTTGGGTCAGCACAGAATATGGAAAAGAATGTCTGTGTCATGGAGTGG TGCAAAAAAGGGTGATAGTGTATTGGATTTGTGCTGTGGAAGTGGGGATATAGCGTTTCTGTTGTCTGAGAAAGTTGAGGTCAATGGCAAG GTGATTGGTTTGGATTTTTCGAAAGAGCAGTTATCAGTTGCTTCTTCTCGGCAAAAGTTGAAGTCCAAAGCCTGCTACATGAACATTGA GTGGGTTGAAGGTGATGCACTTGATTTGCCATTTAGTAATGGTCAATTTGATGCTATAGCTATGGGTTATGGGCTGCGAAATGTAGTAGACAAACGTAAGGCAATGCAGGAAATTTTTAGAGTTTTGAAAGCAG GGTCAAGAGTGTCCATCCTTGATTTTAATAAGAGTGCCAATCCAGTAACTGCCTCATTTCAG GAAATGATGATTGACAATGTCGTTGTCCCTGTGGCTTCTGGTTTTGGCCTTGAAGAGGATTACAGATACTTAAAGAGATCAATCAGGGAATTTTTGACAG GCGAGGAGTTGGAGAAGCTCGCTTTAGATGTAGGGTTTTCTGATGCAAGATATTATGAGATTGGTGGAGGCCTTATGGGGAACTTAGTAGCCACCCACTAA
- the LOC101294658 gene encoding cysteine-rich receptor-like protein kinase 2-like — protein sequence MMNSFKLFISLINILLLLEVALADPRTQTIQVTCANQLEHNASIFVPNFIATMANISEQMAASGFGVAVTGSGPDISYGLAQCYGDLSLQDCVLCYAQARTVLPKCYPYNGGRIFLDGCFMRSQNYSFYEDFREPNDTAVCGNTTRKSSLFEASARQAVLNIVQSAPSNRGYARAQVGVSGSVNETVYVLSDCWRSLNESSCRQCLENASDTILGCLPWSEGRALNTGCFMRYSDTDFLNKELGSGSSRGTIIVIVVSVVSSLVVLVVGGAIGFYIWKRRYIQKKRRGSNDAEKMAKTLNDSSLNFKYSTIEKATESFAIDNKLGQGGFGTVYKGVLPDGREIAVKRLFFNNRHRAADFYNEINIISSVEHKNLVRLLGCSCSGPESLLVYEYLANKSLDCFIFDEQRGKTLNWEKRYEIITGTAEGLVYLHDNSKTRIIHRDIKASNILLDSRLRAKIADFGLARSFEEDKSHISTAIAGTLGYMAPEYLAHGQLTEKADVYSFGVLMMEIITGRQNNRSKSAEYLDSLVIITWRHFQAGTVEELYDPNLMLQNDNNDNVKDEILRVVQIGLLCTQEIPTLRPTMSKALQMLTKKEENLPAPSNPPFMDEKTMELNDTYDDPCNPLNADGSGSVASVSHSSFYPR from the exons ATGATGAACTCCTTCAAGTTATTCATTTCTCTCATCAATATCCTGCTACTGCTAGAAGTAGCTCTGGCAGATCCAAGAACACAGACAATCCAAGTAACGTGTGCCAACCAACTTGAGCATAACGCTAGCATCTTCGTTCCAAATTTCATAGCTACAATGGCAAACATCAGTGAGCAAATGGCAGCTTCTGGGTTCGGAGTTGCAGTCACTGGTTCAGGTCCTGACATTAGCTATGGCCTGGCTCAATGCTATGGAGATCTTTCTCTACAAGACTGTGTGCTGTGTTACGCTCAGGCGCGCACAGTGCTACCAAAATGCTACCCTTACAATGGGGGTCGGATTTTCCTTGATGGGTGCTTCATGAGGTCCCAGAATTACAGCTTTTATGAGGACTTTAGAGAGCCAAACGACACGGCTGTGTGTGGGAACACGACCAGAAAGAGTTCGTTGTTTGAGGCTTCGGCTAGGCAGGCTGTGTTGAATATTGTTCAGTCTGCGCCGAGCAACAGAGGGTATGCAAGGGCTCAGGTGGGTGTTAGTGGGAGTGTGAATGAAACAGTTTATGTTCTGAGTGATTGTTGGAGGAGTTTGAATGAGAGTTCTTGCAGACAATGTTTGGAAAATGCTTCTGACACAATATTGGGTTGCTTGCCTTGGTCTGAGGGAAGGGCATTGAATACTGGCTGCTTCATGAGGTACTCTGATACAGATTTTCTCAACAAGGAATTGGGAAGTGGAAGTTCTAGAG GTACCATAATTGTGATAGTGGTTTCAGTTGTCAGTTCCCTGGTTGTTTTGGTAGTCGGAGGAGCTATTGGATTTTATATCTGGAAACGCAGATACATACAAAAGAAAAGAAGAG GTTCAAATGATGCAGAAAAGATGGCAAAAACCCTCAATGACAGTAGCTTAAACTTTAAGTACTCTACAATTGAAAAGGCCACAGAATCTTTTGCAATAGACAACAAGCTTGGACAGGGAGGTTTCGGAACAGTTTATAAG GGAGTTTTGCCTGATGGGAGAGAGATTGCAGTGAAGAGGCTTTTCTTTAACAATAGGCATAGAGCAGCAGATTTCTATAATGAAATCAACATTATTAGCAGCGTGGAACACAAAAATTTGGTTAGATTGTTGGGTTGCAGTTGCTCGGGACCTGAAAGCCTTCTAGTCTATGAATACCTAGCCAATAAGAGCCTTGACTGCTTCATTTTCG ATGAACAAAGAGGCAAAACATTAAACTGGGAGAAGAGATATGAGATTATTACTGGAACAGCAGAAGGGCTAGTCTACCTTCATGACAACTCTAAAACAAGGATCATTCACAGAGACATAAAAGCCAGCAACATCCTTTTGGATTCACGGCTTCGTGCTAAGATTGCAGATTTTGGGTTAGCTAGGTCTTTCGAGGAAGACAAGAGTCACATTAGCACCGCTATTGCAGGAACCTT GGGATACATGGCTCCGGAGTACCTAGCTCATGGCCAGTTGACAGAAAAGGCAGATGTCTACAGTTTTGGAGTACTGATGATGGAAATTATAACTGGGAGGCAGAATAACAGAAGCAAATCTGCAGAGTACTTAGACAGCCTAGTTATAATT ACATGGAGGCACTTTCAAGCAGGGACTGTGGAGGAACTATATGACCCAAATTTGATGTTGCAGAATGACAACAATGACAATGTTAAGGATGAAATATTGAGAGTGGTACAAATAGGACTGTTATGCACCCAAGAGATCCCTACATTACGACCAACAATGTCAAAGGCCTTACAGATGCTAACAAAGAAAGAGGAGAACCTTCCTGCACCCAGCAATCCACCTTTCATGGATGAGAAGACCATGGAACTGAATGACACATACGACGACCCATGTAACCCCTTAAATGCAGATGGTTCTGGCTCAGTTGCTAGTGTTTCACATAGTTCTTTCTATCCCAGGTAA
- the LOC101294364 gene encoding 2-phytyl-1,4-beta-naphthoquinone methyltransferase, chloroplastic-like, with amino-acid sequence MALLLPFSTGSSLPNFRFRRTPLRSSSERQALFNRVAPFYDNLTDLLSLGQHRIWKRMSVSWSGAKMGDSVLDLCCGSGDVTFLLSEKVEVEGKVIGLDYAKDQLSVASSRQKLKSKACYMNIEWVVGDALDLPFSNGHFDAITMGYGLRNVVDKHKAMKEICRVLKTGSRLSILDFNKSAYPVTSSQSQPSLQEMVIVIVVVPGASRFGLVDDYKYLKRSIREFLTGDELEKLALDVGFSDARYYEIAGGLMGNLVATR; translated from the exons ATGGCTTTGCTCCTTCCATTCTCCACCGGTTCATCTCTACCCAATTTCCGGTTCAGACGCACTCCGCTCCGATCCTCCAGCGAACGACAGGCTCTCTTTAACCGCGTTGCTCCTTTCTACGACAAT TTAACTGATTTGTTGAGCTTGGGTCAGCACAGAATATGGAAAAGAATGTCTGTTTCATGGAGTGG TGCAAAAATGGGTGATAGTGTATTGGATCTGTGCTGTGGAAGTGGAGATGTAACGTTTCTATTGTCTGAGAAAGTTGAGGTCGAAGGCAAG GTGATTGGTTTGGATTATGCGAAAGATCAGTTATCAGTTGCGTCTTCCCGGCAAAAGTTGAAGTCCAAAGCCTGCTACATGAACATTGA GTGGGTCGTAGGTGATGCACTTGATTTGCCATTTAGTAATGGTCATTTTGATGCTATAACTATGGGTTACGGGCTGCGAAATGTAGTAGACAAACATAAGGCAATGAAGGAAATCTGTAGAGTTTTGAAA ACGGGGTCAAGATTGTCCATCCTTGATTTTAACAAGAGTGCCTACCCAGTAACTTCCTCACAGTCACAGCCCTCACTTCAG GAAATGGTGATTGTCATTGTTGTTGTCCCTGGGGCTTCTCGTTTTGGCCTTGTAGACGACTACAAATACCTAAAGAGATCAATTAGGGAATTTTTGACGG GGGATGAGTTGGAGAAGCTCGCTTTAGATGTAGGGTTTTCGGATGCAAGATATTATGAGATTGCTGGAGGCCTTATGGGGAACTTAGTAGCCACCCGCTAA
- the LOC101294071 gene encoding vacuolar protein sorting-associated protein 28 homolog 2-like, with the protein MEVKLWNDKREREMYENFSELYAIVKATEKLERAYIHDVITSSVYETECQKLISHFKTLSCTLKDMIPSIERFADTYKMDCPAAINRLVTTGVPATMEHRAAAASSMTSSAVVVAECTQNFITAMDSLKLNMIAVDQVHPLLSDLATSLNKWTFLPPDFLGKVKLKEWIARLSKMGATYELTEQQARQLHFDLESSYSFSAALPNAGN; encoded by the exons ATGGAGGTCAAGCTATGGAATGACAAGCGTGAAAGAGAAATGTATGAGAATTTCTCTGAGTTATACGCCATTGTAAAGGCCACTGAGAAGCTTGAAAGGGCATACATTCACGATGTTATAACTTCATCGGTGTATGAGACTGAATGCCAAAAACTCATTTCCCATTTTAAGACTTTGTCTTGCACTCTTAAAGACA TGATCCCAAGCATTGAGCGCTTTGCCGATACATATAAGATGGACTGCCCAGCAGCTATAAATCGACTTGTGACCACTGGAGTTCCTGCCACAATGGAGCACAGAGCTGCTGCAGCTTCTTCCATGACTTCCTCAGCTGTTGTTGTGGCAGAGTGCACTCAGAATTTCATTACGGCAATGGACTCATTGAAGTTGAATATGATTGCAGTTGATCAGGTGCACCCCTTGCTCTCAGACCTCGCAACATCTCTCAATAAGTGGACCTTTCTGCCACCGGACTTCTTGGGGAAGGTGAAGTTGAAGGAATGGATTGCAAGGCTATCAAAGATGGGTGCAACATATGAGTTGACAGAGCAACAAGCCAGGCAACTTCACTTTGATCTTGAGTCATCCTACT
- the LOC101304194 gene encoding polygalacturonase At1g48100-like encodes MQMKRSITSSTLLLFCVIVLVTFSITSVEARKHQTKKTKPHKHQKGGNGTHGSHLPCPAPTPVPQDGSFSVLSFGAKGDGVSDDSKALTAAWKAACKVNGASVEIPSGFKFLIKPITLQGPCMPNLVLQIDGTLMAPPKVGSWSKSSLFQWINFKWVHNFTIQGTGVVDGQGFDWWSSCSSSSSSVCYLQKKSNKHIPNFKPTALRFYSSYDVIVRDIRIINSPQCHLKFDSSGGIKVNNITISSPENSPNTDGIHLQNTQNVEIHHSTIGCGDDCVSIQTGCSNVHVHHINCGPGHGISLGGLGKDRSVACVSNIIVNDVSFQNTLSGVRIKTWQGGIGSVKNVSFSNIQVSDVKVPVMIDQYYCDKKSCKNQTGAVAISGVKYDQIIGTYSVQPVHLACSSDVPCTDVDLIDIQLKPSAGYQRFQHALCWNSYGKSQPPLVPSSIDYCLRRDENPVKRIARSHDHQHLC; translated from the exons ATGCAGATGAAGAGAAGCATAACTTCATCCACTCTACTACTATTTTGCGTGATTGTTCTCGTCACATTTTCCATAACTTCAGTTGAGGCCAGAAAGCACCAAACCAAGAAGACCAAACCTCATAAACATCAAAAAGGTGGTAATGGCACTCATGGTTCACATTTGCCTTGTCCTGCTCCAACTCCAGTTCCTCAGGATGGTTCCTTTTCTGTCTTGTCTTTTGGAGCCAAGGGTGATGGTGTCTCCGACGATTCTAAG GCGCTCACAGCAGCATGGAAAGCTGCCTGCAAAGTGAATGGGGCTAGTGTGGAAATCCCTTCAGGATTCAAGTTCCTCATCAAGCCAATAACTCTTCAAGGCCCTTGTATGCCTAACCTTGTTCTTCAG ATAGATGGAACTCTAATGGCTCCTCCAAAAGTTGGTTCATGGTCAAAGTCCAGTCTTTTTCAGTGGATAAACTTCAAATGGGTTCATAACTTCACCATCCAGGGCACCGGAGTTGTCGATGGCCAGGGCTTTGACTGGTGGAGTAGTTGTAGTTCCTCTTCATCTTCAGTCTGTTACTTGCAGAAGAAGTCCAATAAGCATATCCCAAATTTCAAACCCACA GCTTTGAGATTCTATTCAAGCTATGATGTCATAGTACGAGATATTAGAATCATCAACAGCCCTCAGTGCCATTTGAAATTTGACAGCTCTGGAGGGATCAAAGTTAACAACATTACCATATCTTCACCAGAGAATAGCCCAAATACTGATGGAATTCACTTGCAGAACACCCAAAACGTCGAAATCCATCATTCTACTATTGGTTGTG GAGATGACTGTGTATCCATACAAACTGGCTGCTCCAATGTTCATGTTCATCATATCAATTGTGGCCCTGGCCATGGCATAAG TCTAGGAGGACTTGGAAAAGATAGAAGTGTTGCTTGTGTCTCAAACATAATTGTCAATGACGTTTCATTTCAGAACACTCTATCAGGAGTCAGGATCAAAACTTGGCAG GGAGGCATTGGGTCTGTGAAGAATGTATCGTTTTCCAATATCCAAGTTTCGGACGTGAAGGTTCCTGTTATGATAGACCAGTACTACTGTGACAAGAAGTCCTGCAAGAACCAAACAGGAGCAGTAGCAATTTCGGGTGTGAAATATGACCAAATAATTGGGACTTATTCAGTGCAGCCTGTTCATCTCGCTTGCAGCAGCGACGTGCCATGCACAGATGTGGACCTTATTGATATTCAGCTCAAGCCCTCAGCAGGGTACCAGAGATTTCAGCACGCTTTGTGTTGGAACTCTTATGGCAAGTCACAACCTCCATTAGTGCCTTCAAGCATAGACTACTGCTTGAGAAGAGATGAAAATCCAGTCAAGAGAATAGCAAGGTCACATGATCACCAGCATCTGTGCTAG